One Mastacembelus armatus chromosome 10, fMasArm1.2, whole genome shotgun sequence DNA window includes the following coding sequences:
- the f9a gene encoding coagulation factor IXa, protein MALVSLSLLSLLLVGFQLGSGAPATESAPVFVSGQAANSVLQRHKRHNTGLLEEFLRDNLERECIEEVCGWEEAREVFENDEKTMEFWVAYADGNQCDSSPCLNQGSCTDHTGYYTCTCLSGFTGRNCEIVVVKRCDVNNGGCMHFCNLLGTSGTKCSCATGYKLMEDGASCKPETEFPCGRTAVAVVGVRSRRSLLGHKNAGNHSTTSLNNVTNTSTPASTPAISSPATYNSVTRQSPKKLPLWVYSEAENPIEDPTEDPTDDPSEDPTVDPSEDPNEEQPHPYKRIVGGTVVIPGEIPWQVALIARPSGHLFCGGSILSRRWVITAAHCLVEAQGPFFIRVGEHNVYVNESTEKDYEVLKQHIHPLYNASINWYNHDIALLHTKSPIAFSRTVRPICIGPKAFTEALVKQSSPATVSGWGRTRFLGSTADRLQKVEVPFTDRTECKHSSSARITPVMFCAGYYNVAKDACQGDSGGPHANVIHDTWFLTGIVSWGEECAKDGKYGVYTRVSLYYQWINNVMGLTKHQLPSTVEDPDP, encoded by the exons ATGGCACTagtttctttgtctttgctgtctCTGTTGCTTGTGGGCTTTCAGCTGGGCTCTGGAG CACCAGCTACAGAATCGGCCccagtgtttgtctctggtcAGGCAGCTAACAGCGTTTTGCAGAGGCACAAACGCCATAACACCGGGCTGTTGGAAGAGTTTCTGAGAGATAACTTGGAGAGAGAGTGTATTGAGGAAGTCTGTGGCTGGGAAGAGGCCAGGGAGGTCTTTGAGAATGATGAAAAGACA ATGGAGTTCTGGGTGGCATATGCAG atggcAATCAGTGTGATTCAAGTCCATGCCTGAACCAAGGGTCATGTACAGACCATACTGGCTACTACACCTGCACGTGTCTGTCTGGCTTCACTGGCAGGAACTGTGAGATTG TTGTAGTAAAAAGATGTGACGTGAACAACGGAGGATGCATGCACTTCTGCAATTTACTGGGAACCTCTGGCACAAAATGCTCCTGTGCAACAGGATACAAGCTGATGGAGGACGGAGCCAGCTGTAAACCAGAAA CGGAATTCCCATGTGGAAGAACTGCTGTGGCGGTGGTGGGTGTAAGATCCCGAAGGTCTCTGCTCGGCCATAAAAATGCAGGCAATCATAGCACGACTTCACTAAACAATGTCACCAATACTTCAACCCCAGCATCAACTCCAGCAATTTCTTCTCCGGCAACATATAATTCTGTGACAAGACAATCTCCAAAAAAACTGCCCCTGTGGGTTTACAGTGAGGCTGAAAACCCCATTGAAGACCCTACTGAAGACCCCACTGATGACCCCAGTGAGGACCCCACTGTCGACCCCAGTGAGGACCCCAATGAGGAACAACCGCATCCTTATAAACGTATTGTAGGTGGTACGGTGGTGATTCCAGGAGAGATCCCATGGCAG GTAGCCTTGATAGCACGTCCCAGTGGTCACCTGTTCTGTGGGGGCTCTATTCTCAGCAGACGTTGGGTTATTACAGCTGCTCACTGCCTAGTGGAGGCACAGGGCCCCTTCTTCATCAGAGTGG GGGAGCATAACGTCTACGTCAACGAGAGCACAGAGAAGGATTATGAGGTGTTGAAGCAGCATATACACCCACTCTACAATGCAAGTATAAACTGGTACAACCATGACATCGCCCTGCTGCACACCAAAAGCCCCATCGCTTTCTCCAGGACAGTCCGACCCATCTGCATAGGGCCCAAGGCTTTCACTGAGGCCCTAGTGAAGCAGTCCTCCCCGGCTACAGTCAGCGGCTGGGGTCGAACACGCTTCCTTGGATCCACGGCTGACAGGTTGCAGAAGGTTGAGGTTCCGTTCACAGATAGGACAGAGTGTAAGCACAGCAGCAGTGCCAGGATCACTCCTGTCATGTTTTGTGCTGGATACTATAATGTGGCCAAAGATGCCTGTCAGGGGGACAGTGGCGGCCCTCATGCAAATGTTATTCATGACACGTGGTTCCTGACAGGCATTGTGAGCTGGGGGGAAGAATGTGCGAAGGATGGTAAATATGGTGTGTACACCCGTGTGTCTCTGTATTACCAATGGATAAATAACGTTATGGGGTTAACTAAACACCAACTGCCATCTACTGTGGAAGATCCCGATCCTTAA
- the mcf2a gene encoding proto-oncogene DBL, whose amino-acid sequence MGPASLQEERQPAKASKEEMESYRCLLQAGSQLESTLQQVTVPVSMKEVGGYIEKQVAYLSGGRGEDSSVIITLPECSAFSDIPEEALAKVFTYLTLIPRTRQPGVKFIIILDRRLDTWASIKTALARIAASFPGNLHLVLVLRPTSFFHRTVTDIGFRFSQEDFMLKMPVVMLSSVTDLLRYIDENQLTSEFGGTLDYCHSDWIVLRTAIESFAVTVKDIAQMLQGFGTELAEAELPDEGKAIEYLLESHTDKYRKLKDAIRSVSKEGHQLLSSLETSGKEDDSQWDVKLDWETVQRLLAQLRDMESAFDGFFEKHHLKLHQYLQLLRYEQSFQEMEKCLAHLMTQEREVSISVDTLPQTEQALKKLDRLESNAQEVMARAQIIILHGHQLSASHHYAMALIMQRCNELRHRCDTLSAALKTKHSRLMLTHQLLLCLGQVQTWCDDAAYLLANQLVDKFQSKEGAQAALRDIEKFLEGAPSVLSSGPEVLTIEYEAVITPQLQAQITKTFEKHTTVQQMIQNRQACLRKLADKHVRPVQLVAPRPENTPHCKSPLFSPKHGDGLKFTFDLALPGKRASRKSPNQRKIEVIHDYQENRSCVLYSLEGEDSPDLLKRHVMRELIETERIYVEELLSVLLGYRAEMDNPALSGLLPPILHSKRDILFGNMPEIYNFHSRVFLQDLEACLEAPEGVGACFLERKESFQMYECYCQNKPRSEALWRQFSDCAFFQECQKKLEHKLGLDSYLLKPVQRLTKYQLLLKELLKYSTDCEGTSALQGALTAMLDLLKSVNDSMHQIAITGYEGDICELGRVLMQGSFSVWISHKKGPTRMKELARFKPMQRHLFLYERALLFCKRREEHGDGCDKTPSYSFKHCLKMTAVGITENIKGDVKKFEIWYSGREEVYVVQAPTVEVKMAWLNELRRILTNQQKLLRDEVYQHGQMLEHMQLSPPFSESKQQRASVSSEDTESGRSSPDPQPHSSKHQHNRRSWPGAHHSGDMCEGLEGWPQGREAFHPSDKEEVLVQLSPGRYRALADCLRNGPDSITIKREDVIQLQYEDNKGRWLVKNLSRRQEGFIAAASLQLIIGDSSRGHSSRLGDPGNLKVRKLSSP is encoded by the exons AGGTGACTGTTCCTGTGAGCATGAAGGAGGTGGGAGGCTACATAGAAAAACAGGTGGCATATCTGTCAG GAGGACGTGGGGAAGACTCCAGTGTCATCATCACCTTGCCTGAATGCTCAGCTTTCAGTGACATTCCAGAGGAAGCTTTAGCCAAAGTCTTTACATACCTCACTCTCATCCCTCG AACAAGGCAACCTGGAGTCAAATTTATCATCATTTTAGACCGAAGACTGGATACATGGGCCTCTATCAAAACTGCACTGGCAAGGATAGCA GCTTCCTTTCCTGGGAACCTCCACCTGGTCTTGGTGCTCCGGCCCACCAGCTTCTTCCACCGCACTGTCACCGATATTGGCTTTCGCTTCAGCCAAGAGGACTTCATGCTCAAGATGCCA gTGGTGATGCTGAGCTCTGTCACAGACCTGCTGCGTTACATCGATGAGAACCAGCTGACATCAGAGTTCGGAGGCACTTTGGACTATTGTCACAGTGACTGGATTGTCTTACGAACG GCTATTGAAAGTTTTGCTGTCACAGTCAAAGACATTGCACAGATGCTACAGGGCTTTGGCACTGAGCTGGCTGAGGCAGAGCTGCCTGATGAGGGTAAAGCCATAGAGTATCTCCTTGAGTCTCACACTGACAAGTACAGGAAACTCAAG GATGCAATCAGGTCAGTGTCAAAGGAGGGCCATCAACTTCTCTCTAGCCTGGAGACCTCTGGAAAGGAAGATGATTCCCAGTGGGATGTGAAGCTGGACTGGGAGACAGTACAGAG gcTTCTTGCCCAGCTCAGAGACATGGAATCAGCCTTTGATGGCTTCTTTGAGAAGCATCATCTGAAACTCCATCAGTACCTGCAGCTGCTCAGATATGAACAAAGCTTTCAGGAG atgGAAAAATGTCTGGCGCATCTGATGACTCAGGAGAGGGAGGTGTCTATATCAGTGGACACGCTGCCTCAAACAGAACAGGCTCTCAAAAAGTTGGACAGACTGGAATCTAATGCACAG GAGGTGATGGCTCGAGCACAAATCATCATCCTTCATGGGCACCAGCTCTCAGCCAGTCACCACTACGCCATGGCTCTCATTATGCAGCGCTGCAACGAGCTTCGTCATCGCTGTGACACACTCAGTGCTGCTCTCAAGACCAAACACTCTCGCCTAATGCTCACAcaccagctgctgctttgtCTTGGTCAG GTACAAACTTGGTGTGATGATGCAGCATATCTCCTAGCCAATCAGCTGGTCGATAAGTTCCAGTCGAAGGAGGGAGCCCAGGCTGCCTTGAGGGATATTGAGAAGTTCCTGGAGGGGGCGCCATCTGTACTGAGCTCAGGACCTGAAGTCCTGACAATCGAATATGAAGCTGTAATCACACCTCAACTGCAG GCTCAGATAACAAAAACATTCGAGAAGCACACAACAGTGCAGCAGATGATCCAGAACCGACAGGCTTGTCTGAGGAAACTGGCTGATAAACATGTCCGACCGGTCCAGCTGGTTGCCCCCAGGCCCGAAAACACACCACACTGCAAGTCGCCGCTGTTCTCCCCCAAGCATG GTGATGGTTTGAAGTTTACCTTTGACCTCGCACTGCCTGGGAAGAGAGCATCTCGAAAGAGCCCCAACCAGAGAAAA ATAGAGGTGATACATGACTACCAGGAGAACAGGAGCTGTGTGTTGTACAGTCTGGAGGGAGAGGACAGCCCAGATCTGTTGAAGCG CCATGTGATGAGGGAACTcatagagacagaaagaatCTATGTGGAAGAGCTGCTGTCAGTGTTACTG GGCTATAGGGCTGAGATGGACAACCCAGCTCTGTCTGGCCTTCTGCCCCCAATCCTGCACAGCAAGAGAGACATCCTGTTTGGAAACATGCCTGAGATCTACAATTTTCACAGCAG GGTTTTTCTTCAGGACCTGGAAGCATGCCTGGAGGCTCCTGAAGGTGTGGGAGCTTGTTTTCTGGAGCGG AAAGAAAGTTTCCAGATGTATGAATGCTACTGTCAGAATAAGCCACGTTCTGAGGCGCTGTGGAGACAATTCTCAGACTGTGCTTTCTTTCAG GAGTGTCAAAAAAAGCTGGAGCACAAACTGGGCCTGGATTCGTACCTGTTGAAACCAGTTCAGCGCCTCACCAAATACCAGCTGCTGCTTAAG GAGCTGCTAAAATACAGTACGGATTGTGAAGGGACCTCAGCGCTACAGGGGGCGCTAACAGCCATGCTGGACCTGCTCAAATCAGTCAATGACTCCATGCATCAGATAGCTATCACAGGTTATGAG GGAGACATTTGCGAGCTGGGCCGGGTGTTGATGCAGGGCTCCTTCAGTGTGTGGATCAGCCATAAGAAAGGTCCCACACGCATGAAGGAGCTGGCTCGCTTCAAGCCGATGCAGAGACATCTGTTCTTGTATGAGAGAGCGCTGCTCTTCTGCAAGCGGAGGGAGGAACACGGGGACGGCTGTGATAAGACCCCGTCGTACAGCTTCAAGCACTGTCTCAAG ATGACTGCTGTGGGCATCACAGAGAACATCAAGGGAGATGTGAAAAAGTTTGAGATCTGGTACAGTGGCAGGGAGGAAGTGTATGTGGTTCAG GCTCCTACAGTGGAGGTGAAGATGGCCTGGCTCAATGAGCTTCGGAGAATCCTGACTAACCAGCAAAAGCTGCTCAGAG ATGAAGTGTATCAACACGGCCAAATGCTTGAACATATGCAGCTTTCTCCACCATTCTCTGAGAG CAAGCAGCAGAGGGCGTCAGTGAGCTCTGAGGACACCGAGTCAGGGAGGAGCAGCCCAGATCCCCAACCCCACTCCTCTAAACACCAGCACAACCGCAGGA GTTGGCCTGGCGCTCATCACTCAGGAGACATGTGCGAGGGTCTGGAGGGGTGGCCTCAAGGTCGGGAGGCTTTCCACCCGTCTGACAAGGAGGAGGTTTTGGTGCAGCTG TCTCCAGGCAGATACAGGGCTTTGGCTGACTGTCTCAGAAATGGACCAGACAGCATTACCATCAAACGTGAAGATGTGATCCAACTGCAGTATGAAGACAACAAGGGTCGCTG GTTGGTGAAAAATCTGAGTCGGAGACAAGAGGGTTTTATAGCCGCTGCCAGCCTGCAGCTGATCATAGGTGACAGCAGTCGAGGACACTCCTCCAGACTAGGGG aCCCAGGCAACCTGAAGGTAAGAAAGCTCAGCTCCCCATAG